One Manihot esculenta cultivar AM560-2 chromosome 6, M.esculenta_v8, whole genome shotgun sequence DNA segment encodes these proteins:
- the LOC110616973 gene encoding uncharacterized protein LOC110616973 isoform X1, which produces MNILFFCESVIITERWLLLIGLRRRHRELDARSQRICFFLELALPLLNPYQFLLFVQEVVLSADIRCAECQVRIAEIMSRMAETDSLSVNLLEKKVILTCKYPGVKVPTRQVAAVYSNPLSKIAMFKRIFRSTSS; this is translated from the exons atgaatattttatttttctgtgaaAGTGTTATCATAACGGAGAGATGGCTCTTGCTAATCGGCCTAAGAAGGAGACACCGAGAATTGGACGCAAGAAGCCAAAGAATATGCTTCTTCCTGGAACTAGCCTTGCCTCTGTTGAATCCTTATCAGTTCCTCTTGTtt GTCCAGGAAGTTGTTCTCTCAGCAGATATTCGATGTGCTGAATGTCAAGTGAGAATAGCTGAAATAATGTCCAGAATGGCTG AGACTGATTCTCTGTCAGTTAATCTGTTGGAGAAGAAGGTAATCCTTACATGTAAATATCCTGGCGTTAAAGTACCCACAAGGCAAGTTGCTGCTGTGTACAGTAATCCTCTCAGCAAAATTGCCATGTTTAAGCGCATTTTTCGCTCTACCAGCAGTTGA
- the LOC110616973 gene encoding uncharacterized protein LOC110616973 isoform X2: MALANRPKKETPRIGRKKPKNMLLPGTSLASVESLSVPLVQEVVLSADIRCAECQVRIAEIMSRMAETDSLSVNLLEKKVILTCKYPGVKVPTRQVAAVYSNPLSKIAMFKRIFRSTSS, from the exons ATGGCTCTTGCTAATCGGCCTAAGAAGGAGACACCGAGAATTGGACGCAAGAAGCCAAAGAATATGCTTCTTCCTGGAACTAGCCTTGCCTCTGTTGAATCCTTATCAGTTCCTCTT GTCCAGGAAGTTGTTCTCTCAGCAGATATTCGATGTGCTGAATGTCAAGTGAGAATAGCTGAAATAATGTCCAGAATGGCTG AGACTGATTCTCTGTCAGTTAATCTGTTGGAGAAGAAGGTAATCCTTACATGTAAATATCCTGGCGTTAAAGTACCCACAAGGCAAGTTGCTGCTGTGTACAGTAATCCTCTCAGCAAAATTGCCATGTTTAAGCGCATTTTTCGCTCTACCAGCAGTTGA
- the LOC110616931 gene encoding serine/threonine-protein kinase prpf4B isoform X1, translating into MARNTDPSSRKHRRSPPDDEVEKSSKRHKHRHHRHHRSHRSKKHGEESNHAVDETARSSPPMNPIAGTANNRLDDDVEEGEILEEEVSGGVVVKAIELREEKVGSQNLGEHPYCIANGLTDSCNSSKFESKLNLPKGPMVEIQDELFLREELEVRTNGDLDYEYHKAGKKHHAESVFCNGSNKRKSYRHVDTPEGDESKLGDWGKSSSPECGGGKNHTETGSASHDMSHDDVIARSRSLSHDFTGERSHSHSIMEEEVLLKRGRHTGKLETFIDDERMSRRDRDLLHSSKDLEREHRTSYSRSLGGGDRHRSRDACGREVSREKDNWEWRKNQERERSWDRDQRREKDGKRSRDRDLRREMEQENRDWDGRREKERERSRDRDVRREKEKERSRDRDVRREKERERSRDKDVRREKEIERRTDQDMRREMERERIRDREMDRDRKREKQRGRSLERDRKRDMEEDLDKRRQKEGDKHIGKDVARSSDIHSDWEKEREKDSERYRERDRIKDQDRKRERERRSDRNNNKARDIKSDSQKVYNSHGDPLGDRDKLNRDQDEQDDFEERISIQLAEQEDDLDRVKEESRKRSQAILEKHRNKQLQQQNESQSDDVEKDVEPAQSPIQSLLASNVAPETLDTRIDIDIYVAEPSFSVGKLPPQNGAEASERCSVAVGLGEGTPKSERSEERYCDDIFGETPAGIRKLDKGDGLPIIRNGLHDNWDDSDGYYGYRFGEILDGRYEIVAAHGKGVFSTVVRAKDLKAGVGEPEEVAIKIIRNNETMQRAGQSEVKILNKLADLDKDNKRHCVRFLSNFKYRNHLCLVFESLHMNLREVLKKFGRNIGLKLTAVRAYAKQLFIALKHLKNCGVLHCDIKPDNMLVNEAKNVLKLCDFGNAMFSGKNEITPYLVSRFYRAPEVILGLPYDHPMDVWSVGCCLYELFTGKVLFPGTTNNEMLRLHMELKGTFPKKMLKKGAFVDQHFDQDLHFHATEEDPVTKKTVKRMILNIKPKDIGSVVTSSPGEDLKMLANFRDILDKIFVLDPEKRMTVHQAQLHPFITVVAVVEIRGGDVWSGVLAVLSWEIYCFYCKTTCQRCSPPLVTILNYGHCENLSCLFSISLSQLYLYFVCGCCN; encoded by the exons ATGGCCAGGAACACCGATCCGTCCAGTCGCAAGCATCGCCGATCGCCCCCAGATGATGAAGTGGAGAAGTCCTCAAAGCGACACAAACACCGACACCATCGCCATCACCGTTCCCACCGAAGCAAGAAGCACGGTGAGGAAAGTAACCATGCTGTTGATGAAACTGCTCGTTCTTCTCCTCCAATGAATCCTATTGCTGGTACTGCTAATAACAGGCTTGATGATGACGTGGAGGAAGGCGAGATTTTGGAGGAGGAGGTTTCTGGTGGTGTTGTTGTAAAGGCCATCGAATTACGTGAGGAGAAAGTTGGTTCTCAAAATCTG GGAGAACATCCTTACTGTATTGCCAATGGCTTAACTGATTCTTGCAATTCTAGTAAGTTTGAAAGCAAACTTAATTTGCCCAAAGGCCCTATGGTCGAGATTCAAGATGAATTATTTCTGAGAGAAGAGCTTGAAGTTCGTACCAACGGAGATTTGGATTATGAATATCATAAAGCAGGTAAGAAACATCATGCAGAGTCTGTCTTTTGCAATGGAAGTAACAAGCGAAAGAGTTATCGTCATGTTGATACACCTGAGGGTGATGAAAGCAAATTGGGTGATTGGGGGAAGTCATCATCTCCTGAATGTGGGGGGGGTAAAAACCACACTGAAACAGGCTCAGCATCTCATGATATGTCCCATGATGATGTAATTGCTAGGAGTAGGTCATTGTCACATGATTTTACTGGTGAGAGATCTCATTCCCACAGCATAATGGAAGAGGAGGTTCTTTTGAAGAGAGGACGACACACTGGTAAGTTGGaaacttttattgatgatgaAAGAATGTCTAGACGTGATAGGGATCTGCTGCATAGCAGTAAAGATTTGGAAAGGGAGCATAGAACCAGTTACAGCAGAAGTCTAGGAGGTGGGGACAGACACAGAAGCAGGGATGCATGTGGCCGAGAGGTGAGCAGGGAGAAGGACAACTGGGAATGGAGAAAGAATCAGGAACGAGAGAGGAGCTGGGACAGGGATCAGAGAAGAGAGAAAGATGGAAAAAGAAGCAGGGACAGGGATCTGAGAAGAGAGATGGAACAGGAGAATAGGGACTGGGATGGGAGAAGAGAGAAGGAAAGGGAGAGGAGCAGAGACAGGGATGTGAGAAGAGAGAAGGAAAAGGAGAGAAGCAGGGACAGGGATGTGAGGAGAGAGAAGGAAAGGGAGAGAAGCAGGGACAAGGATGTGAGAAGAGAGAAGGAAATAGAAAGGAGAACGGACCAGGATATGAGGAGAGAAATGGAAAGGGAGAGGATTAGAGACAGAGAGATGGACAGGGATCGGAAAAGAGAGAAGCAACGAGGGAGGAGCTTGGAGAGGGATAGGAAGAGGGACATGGAGGAGGATCTGGACAAGAGAAGGCAGAAAGAAGGAGATAAACACATAGGTAAAGATGTGGCTAGATCTAGTGATATACACAGTGATTGGGAAAAAGAGAGGGAGAAGGATAGTGAAAGGTATAGGGAGAGGGACAGAATTAAAGACCAAGATCGGAAGAGGGAGAGGGAAAGGCGTAGCGATAGAAATAATAACAAAGCCAGGGACATTAAGAGTGATTCGCAGAAGGTCTATAATTCTCATGGTGATCCTTTAGGTGACAGAGACAAACTCAATAG AGATCAAGATGAACAGGATGATTTTGAAGAAAGGATTAGTATACAATTAGCTGAACAGGAGGATGATCTCGATAGGGTTAAGGAGGAGAGTAGAAAGCGCAGCCAAGCCATTCTTGAAAAACATAGAAATAAGCAACTACAGCAACAAAATGAGTCTCAATCAGATGATGTGGAAAAAG ATGTGGAACCTGCACAATCTCCTATTCAATCATTACTAGCTTCTAATGTTGCTCCAGAAACTCTTGATACTAGGATTGACATTGATATTTATGTTGCTGAGCCATCATTTTCTGTGGGCAAGTTGCCTCCACAAAATGGAGCAGAGGCTTCTGAGAGGTGTTCTGTTGCTGTGGGGCTTGGAGAGGGTACTCCCAAG AGTGAGAGGTCAGAGGAAAGATATTGTGATGACATATTTGGCGAGACACCTGCTGGAATTCGTAAATTG GACAAAGGAGATGGTTTACCAATTATTCGGAATGGTCTTCATGACAACTGGGATGACTCTGATGGGTATTATG GCTACAGATTTGGTGAAATACTTGATGGTCGGTATGAAATTGTGGCTGCTCATGGAAAAGGAGTCTTTTCCACAGTAGTTCGTGCAAAGGATTTGAAGGCTGGTGTTGGTGAACCTGAAGAAGTGGCTATAAAAATAATTCGTAATAATGAAACAAT GCAAAGAGCTGGTCAGTCAGAGGTTAAGATATTAAACAAACTAGCAGATCTAGATAAGGACAACAAGCGCCATTGTGTTCGATTCCTTTCAAATTTCAAGTATAGAAATCATCTTTGTTTAGTTTTTGAATCTCTTCATATGAATCTTCGTGAGGTCTTAAAAAAATTTGGTCGCAATATTGGCCTGAAACTAACTGCTGTGAGGGCATATGCAAAGCAGCTTTTCATTGCACTGAAGCATCTTAAGAACTGTGGTGTTCTTCATTGTGATATAAAGCCTGATAACATGCTG GTAAATGAGGCAAAAAATGTGCTGAAGCTTTGTGATTTTGGTAATGCCATGTTTTCTGGTAAAAATGAAATTACACCCTACCTTGTGAGCCGCTTTTATCGTGCTCCAGAAGTCA TTCTTGGCTTGCCTTATGATCATCCAATGGATGTGTGGTCTGTTGGATGCTGTTTATATGAGCTTTTTACGGGGAAAGTTCTTTTTCCTGGTACTACAAATAATGAAATGTTGCGACTTCACATGGAACTGAAAGGCACTTTTCCAAAGAAGATGCTTAAGAAG GGTGCATTTGTTGACCAGCATTTTGATCAAGATTTGCATTTTCATGCTACAGAGGAGGATCCTGTTACTAAAAAA ACTGTAAAAAGGATGATTCTAAATATAAAGCCAAAGGATATTGGGTCGGTTGTTACAAGTTCTCCGGGTGAGGATCTAAAGATGTTGGCCAATTTTAGAGATATTCTAGATAAAATTTTTGTATTGGATCCTGAGAAGAGGATGACGGTTCATCAAGCACAACTTCACCCATTCATCACTG TTGTAGCCGTCGTTGAAATCAGAGGTGGTGATGTTTGGTCAGGAGTACTGGCAGTTCTTTCATGGGAAATTTACTGTTTCTATTGTAAGACAACTTGCCAAAGGTGTTCTCCCCCTCTTGTAACTATTCTTAATTATGGGCATTGTGAAAATTTATCATGTTTGTTCTCTATTTCCTTGTCACAATTATATTTGTACTTTGTATGTGGTTGCTGCAATTGA
- the LOC110616931 gene encoding serine/threonine-protein kinase prpf4B isoform X2 — translation MVEIQDELFLREELEVRTNGDLDYEYHKAGKKHHAESVFCNGSNKRKSYRHVDTPEGDESKLGDWGKSSSPECGGGKNHTETGSASHDMSHDDVIARSRSLSHDFTGERSHSHSIMEEEVLLKRGRHTGKLETFIDDERMSRRDRDLLHSSKDLEREHRTSYSRSLGGGDRHRSRDACGREVSREKDNWEWRKNQERERSWDRDQRREKDGKRSRDRDLRREMEQENRDWDGRREKERERSRDRDVRREKEKERSRDRDVRREKERERSRDKDVRREKEIERRTDQDMRREMERERIRDREMDRDRKREKQRGRSLERDRKRDMEEDLDKRRQKEGDKHIGKDVARSSDIHSDWEKEREKDSERYRERDRIKDQDRKRERERRSDRNNNKARDIKSDSQKVYNSHGDPLGDRDKLNRDQDEQDDFEERISIQLAEQEDDLDRVKEESRKRSQAILEKHRNKQLQQQNESQSDDVEKDVEPAQSPIQSLLASNVAPETLDTRIDIDIYVAEPSFSVGKLPPQNGAEASERCSVAVGLGEGTPKSERSEERYCDDIFGETPAGIRKLDKGDGLPIIRNGLHDNWDDSDGYYGYRFGEILDGRYEIVAAHGKGVFSTVVRAKDLKAGVGEPEEVAIKIIRNNETMQRAGQSEVKILNKLADLDKDNKRHCVRFLSNFKYRNHLCLVFESLHMNLREVLKKFGRNIGLKLTAVRAYAKQLFIALKHLKNCGVLHCDIKPDNMLVNEAKNVLKLCDFGNAMFSGKNEITPYLVSRFYRAPEVILGLPYDHPMDVWSVGCCLYELFTGKVLFPGTTNNEMLRLHMELKGTFPKKMLKKGAFVDQHFDQDLHFHATEEDPVTKKTVKRMILNIKPKDIGSVVTSSPGEDLKMLANFRDILDKIFVLDPEKRMTVHQAQLHPFITVVAVVEIRGGDVWSGVLAVLSWEIYCFYCKTTCQRCSPPLVTILNYGHCENLSCLFSISLSQLYLYFVCGCCN, via the exons ATGGTCGAGATTCAAGATGAATTATTTCTGAGAGAAGAGCTTGAAGTTCGTACCAACGGAGATTTGGATTATGAATATCATAAAGCAGGTAAGAAACATCATGCAGAGTCTGTCTTTTGCAATGGAAGTAACAAGCGAAAGAGTTATCGTCATGTTGATACACCTGAGGGTGATGAAAGCAAATTGGGTGATTGGGGGAAGTCATCATCTCCTGAATGTGGGGGGGGTAAAAACCACACTGAAACAGGCTCAGCATCTCATGATATGTCCCATGATGATGTAATTGCTAGGAGTAGGTCATTGTCACATGATTTTACTGGTGAGAGATCTCATTCCCACAGCATAATGGAAGAGGAGGTTCTTTTGAAGAGAGGACGACACACTGGTAAGTTGGaaacttttattgatgatgaAAGAATGTCTAGACGTGATAGGGATCTGCTGCATAGCAGTAAAGATTTGGAAAGGGAGCATAGAACCAGTTACAGCAGAAGTCTAGGAGGTGGGGACAGACACAGAAGCAGGGATGCATGTGGCCGAGAGGTGAGCAGGGAGAAGGACAACTGGGAATGGAGAAAGAATCAGGAACGAGAGAGGAGCTGGGACAGGGATCAGAGAAGAGAGAAAGATGGAAAAAGAAGCAGGGACAGGGATCTGAGAAGAGAGATGGAACAGGAGAATAGGGACTGGGATGGGAGAAGAGAGAAGGAAAGGGAGAGGAGCAGAGACAGGGATGTGAGAAGAGAGAAGGAAAAGGAGAGAAGCAGGGACAGGGATGTGAGGAGAGAGAAGGAAAGGGAGAGAAGCAGGGACAAGGATGTGAGAAGAGAGAAGGAAATAGAAAGGAGAACGGACCAGGATATGAGGAGAGAAATGGAAAGGGAGAGGATTAGAGACAGAGAGATGGACAGGGATCGGAAAAGAGAGAAGCAACGAGGGAGGAGCTTGGAGAGGGATAGGAAGAGGGACATGGAGGAGGATCTGGACAAGAGAAGGCAGAAAGAAGGAGATAAACACATAGGTAAAGATGTGGCTAGATCTAGTGATATACACAGTGATTGGGAAAAAGAGAGGGAGAAGGATAGTGAAAGGTATAGGGAGAGGGACAGAATTAAAGACCAAGATCGGAAGAGGGAGAGGGAAAGGCGTAGCGATAGAAATAATAACAAAGCCAGGGACATTAAGAGTGATTCGCAGAAGGTCTATAATTCTCATGGTGATCCTTTAGGTGACAGAGACAAACTCAATAG AGATCAAGATGAACAGGATGATTTTGAAGAAAGGATTAGTATACAATTAGCTGAACAGGAGGATGATCTCGATAGGGTTAAGGAGGAGAGTAGAAAGCGCAGCCAAGCCATTCTTGAAAAACATAGAAATAAGCAACTACAGCAACAAAATGAGTCTCAATCAGATGATGTGGAAAAAG ATGTGGAACCTGCACAATCTCCTATTCAATCATTACTAGCTTCTAATGTTGCTCCAGAAACTCTTGATACTAGGATTGACATTGATATTTATGTTGCTGAGCCATCATTTTCTGTGGGCAAGTTGCCTCCACAAAATGGAGCAGAGGCTTCTGAGAGGTGTTCTGTTGCTGTGGGGCTTGGAGAGGGTACTCCCAAG AGTGAGAGGTCAGAGGAAAGATATTGTGATGACATATTTGGCGAGACACCTGCTGGAATTCGTAAATTG GACAAAGGAGATGGTTTACCAATTATTCGGAATGGTCTTCATGACAACTGGGATGACTCTGATGGGTATTATG GCTACAGATTTGGTGAAATACTTGATGGTCGGTATGAAATTGTGGCTGCTCATGGAAAAGGAGTCTTTTCCACAGTAGTTCGTGCAAAGGATTTGAAGGCTGGTGTTGGTGAACCTGAAGAAGTGGCTATAAAAATAATTCGTAATAATGAAACAAT GCAAAGAGCTGGTCAGTCAGAGGTTAAGATATTAAACAAACTAGCAGATCTAGATAAGGACAACAAGCGCCATTGTGTTCGATTCCTTTCAAATTTCAAGTATAGAAATCATCTTTGTTTAGTTTTTGAATCTCTTCATATGAATCTTCGTGAGGTCTTAAAAAAATTTGGTCGCAATATTGGCCTGAAACTAACTGCTGTGAGGGCATATGCAAAGCAGCTTTTCATTGCACTGAAGCATCTTAAGAACTGTGGTGTTCTTCATTGTGATATAAAGCCTGATAACATGCTG GTAAATGAGGCAAAAAATGTGCTGAAGCTTTGTGATTTTGGTAATGCCATGTTTTCTGGTAAAAATGAAATTACACCCTACCTTGTGAGCCGCTTTTATCGTGCTCCAGAAGTCA TTCTTGGCTTGCCTTATGATCATCCAATGGATGTGTGGTCTGTTGGATGCTGTTTATATGAGCTTTTTACGGGGAAAGTTCTTTTTCCTGGTACTACAAATAATGAAATGTTGCGACTTCACATGGAACTGAAAGGCACTTTTCCAAAGAAGATGCTTAAGAAG GGTGCATTTGTTGACCAGCATTTTGATCAAGATTTGCATTTTCATGCTACAGAGGAGGATCCTGTTACTAAAAAA ACTGTAAAAAGGATGATTCTAAATATAAAGCCAAAGGATATTGGGTCGGTTGTTACAAGTTCTCCGGGTGAGGATCTAAAGATGTTGGCCAATTTTAGAGATATTCTAGATAAAATTTTTGTATTGGATCCTGAGAAGAGGATGACGGTTCATCAAGCACAACTTCACCCATTCATCACTG TTGTAGCCGTCGTTGAAATCAGAGGTGGTGATGTTTGGTCAGGAGTACTGGCAGTTCTTTCATGGGAAATTTACTGTTTCTATTGTAAGACAACTTGCCAAAGGTGTTCTCCCCCTCTTGTAACTATTCTTAATTATGGGCATTGTGAAAATTTATCATGTTTGTTCTCTATTTCCTTGTCACAATTATATTTGTACTTTGTATGTGGTTGCTGCAATTGA